A window of Streptomyces sp. Je 1-332 genomic DNA:
CCGCGTGATGGCCGACAACCCCGAGGTGCAGGCACTGGCCGAGGCCAACCGGCAGGCGGGCGGCGGCAGTTACGAGCAGAAGCTGCAGCTCGGCGAGATGGTGGTGAACGCGCTCCAGGCCCGCGAGGCCGAGGACGCGGTGGAACTGCACCGCGCTCTGGAGCCCACCGCGCACGCCGTCAGTGTGGGCCCCGAGTCCACCGGATGGCTGGCCAACCTGTCGTTCCTGGTGGAGCGCGACTCGTCCGCGGTGTTCCTCTCCGCGGTCGACGAGGTCCGCAAGAGCCATCCGCACATCGAGCTGCGGGTCAACGGCCCGCTGCCGCCCTACAGCTTCGTCGAGCCCGGGCCCTCCGAGCCGACCGGAGCCACGCCGGAGTCCGCTTCCTCGAAGGCGGGCGGCGAGTAGCGGATGGGACTCATCGGCGAAGTACTGATGCTGCCGTTCGCCCCGGTGCGCGGCGGCCTCTGGGCGGTGAGCCAGGTACTCGCCGAGGCCGAGCGCCTGTACTACGACCCGGCCACCGTCCGGTCCGAACTCGCCCTTCTCGAGCAGCGGCTCGAGTCGGGCGAGCTCGGAGAGGAGGAATTCGACCGCTTGGAGGACGAGTTGCTCGACCGACTGGAAATTGGCCTGCGCGGCGGCGCGGGAACCGACAACGGGACCACATCATGAATCGACTGGGAATGGGCCTCGCCGTAGGGGCCGGATACTTCCTCGGACGTACGAAGAAGATGAAGCTGGCGTTCGCGGTCGGCACGATGGTGGCCGGCAAGCGGATGAACCTGAGCCCGCGCGCCCTGGGCGACCTGCTGTCCCAACAGCTGCAGAACAACCCGCAGTTCAAGGAGATCGGCGACCAGCTGCGCGAGGACATGCGCGGGGTCGGCAAGGCCGCGACCGGTGCGCTGGTCGAGCGGCAGATCTCGGGCCTCGCCGACCGGCTGCACGGTCGGACGGCGGACGTGCGCGACCAGCTCTCGGGCGTGAAGCCGGACATACCCGGCCGCGGGCGCGATGAAGACACCGAGGAGTCCGACGACGCGTACGAGGAGTACGACGACGAGGACGATCGGGACGAGCAGGACGATCGGGACCGTGAGGACACCGCGGACGCGGAGTCCGACGAGGAGTCCGACGAGGAGTCCGACGAAAGGCCGCGGGCGAGGAAGAAGGCTCCCGCGAAGAAGGCCGCCCCGAAGAAGGCGGCGGCCAAGAAGACCCCCGCGAGGAAGACGGCGGCGCAGAAGAGCCCGGCGAAGAAGACGGCGAAGAAGGCCCCGGCCAGGGCCGCGGCGAAGAGCTCCACGCGCCGCGCCACCGGGTCCCGCGCGCCGAAGGAGGGGGGCCGCGATGAGTGACACCCTGAAGTCCGCGACCGGCAAGGCGAAGGACAAT
This region includes:
- a CDS encoding GvpL/GvpF family gas vesicle protein; this encodes MSTYVYGIAASSHPALPEGMDGVGKPSRPVRIVREGDLAAIVSEAPESLRAKRHDLLAHQNVLNEAGAAGPVLPMRFGNVAPDDASVTSVLAERAEHYRERLATLAGKVEYNVKASHEEQAALHRVMADNPEVQALAEANRQAGGGSYEQKLQLGEMVVNALQAREAEDAVELHRALEPTAHAVSVGPESTGWLANLSFLVERDSSAVFLSAVDEVRKSHPHIELRVNGPLPPYSFVEPGPSEPTGATPESASSKAGGE
- a CDS encoding gas vesicle protein GvpG is translated as MGLIGEVLMLPFAPVRGGLWAVSQVLAEAERLYYDPATVRSELALLEQRLESGELGEEEFDRLEDELLDRLEIGLRGGAGTDNGTTS
- a CDS encoding DNA primase, translating into MNRLGMGLAVGAGYFLGRTKKMKLAFAVGTMVAGKRMNLSPRALGDLLSQQLQNNPQFKEIGDQLREDMRGVGKAATGALVERQISGLADRLHGRTADVRDQLSGVKPDIPGRGRDEDTEESDDAYEEYDDEDDRDEQDDRDREDTADAESDEESDEESDERPRARKKAPAKKAAPKKAAAKKTPARKTAAQKSPAKKTAKKAPARAAAKSSTRRATGSRAPKEGGRDE